From Piliocolobus tephrosceles isolate RC106 chromosome 16, ASM277652v3, whole genome shotgun sequence, the proteins below share one genomic window:
- the PLD6 gene encoding mitochondrial cardiolipin hydrolase: MGRLRWQVAAAAAMGLALALEALPGVLRWLRSRRRRPRREVLFFPSQVTCTEALLRAPGAALAGLPEGCPCGLPHGESALSRLLRALLAARASLELCLFAFSSPQLGRAVQLLHQRGVRVRVVTDCDYMALNGSQIGLLRKAGIQVRHDQDLGYMHHKFAIVDKRVLITGSLNWTTQAIQNNRENVLIMEDDEYVRLFLEEFERIWEEFNPTKYTFFPQKKKSH, encoded by the exons ATGGGGCGGTTGCGCTGGCAGGTGGCGGCCGCGGCGGCTATGGGCCTGGCTCTGGCCCTGGAGGCGCTGCCCGGGGTGCTGCGCTGGCTGCGGTCCaggcggcggcggccgcggcgcGAGGTACTGTTCTTCCCGTCGCAAGTGACCTGTACCGAGGCTCTGCTGCGGGCTCCGGGCGCGGCGCTGGCCGGGCTCCCCGAGGGCTGCCCGTGCGGCCTCCCCCACGGTGAGAGCGCCCTGAGCCGCCTGCTGCGTGCCCTGCTGGCCGCCCGCGCCAGCCTGGAGCTTTGCCTGTTCGCCTTCTCCAGTCCGCAGCTGGGCCGCGCCGTGCAGTTGCTGCACCAGCGCGGGGTGCGAGTGCGGGTCGTCACCGACTGCGACTACATGGCCCTCAACGGCTCGCAAATCGGCCTGCTGCGCAAGGCAG GGATCCAGGTCCGGCACGATCAGGACCTGGGCTACATGCATCACAAGTTTGCCATCGTGGACAAGCGGGTGCTCATCACTGGCTCGCTCAACTGGACCACGCAAGCCATCCAGAACAACAGGGAGAACGTTCTCATCATGGAGGACGACGAGTACGTGCGGCTTTTTCTGGAAGAATTTGAGCGCATCTGGGAAGAGTTTAACCCTACAAAGTATACCTTTttcccacaaaaaaagaaaagtcactga